From Chrysemys picta bellii isolate R12L10 chromosome 1, ASM1138683v2, whole genome shotgun sequence:
AAGACAGCCCTGAGGATCAGCACGTAAGACACCCCAATAAATACAATATCTAGTATAATGGTTACAATCATCAGTGCAAAGCCATACCAGATATTGATGGTTATGTCTGCACAGGCCAGACTGGCCACCCCTATGTGCTCGCAGTATGACTGCGGTAGGACGTTGCTTCCACAGAAGGGCAGTTGTTGGAGCAGAAAGAAAACGGGGACAATTATACAAAAGCTTCTGATGACTATGGCCGTGGTGATTTTCCCAATCTTCTCATTGGTGAGGATAGTCGTGTATCTCAGGGGGTCGCAGATGGCTACGTACCGATCAAACGCCATGGCCAGCAGGACGGCTGACTCGGCAACAAACCCAAAGTTAACAAAGAACATCTGGGAGAAGCAGGACTCAAAAGCAATTTCCCTGGCCCTAAACCAGAAGATGGCCAGCATTTTCGGCACTGTAGAAGTAGATAATATTAAATCGCTGACTGCCAACATGGAGAGGAAAAGGTACATGGGCTCCTGGAGGCTGCGCTCTGTTGCAATAAGGAATATTAGAACACAGTTCCCTAAAAGAGCAACAGTGTACATCAAACAGAAGGGGATGGCGATCCAGGTGTGCCAGTCCTCCAGGCCCGGGATGCCGAGGAGGATGAATGTGAGATGACTGAATTTTGTGCTGTTGACAGCAGACATGATGAGGTGTGGGCTCTGCTTGGACGCTAGGCAAAGCTGGAAAGAAAGACAAGGTCATTACTTGCGGGGTATCGCCCCTTTGACACACACTTCTCCCTAACGTTCTAGAGCGAAATTCACCCCCTGCCGAGAGCTTGCACAAGGGCTAGGTCCCTCTCGGCCACCAGAAAGAGGTTCTTTTCAGGAAATAGTGCCAAAGATACACATAACATGAACTTGAAATGTGCTTTCTTTGAATGCAATACAAACCTGAGTCTAAGAGCTACATTCAGACCAGTAAAGAACAGAAACATACCATGTGACAGTGACTGGTCAGGAAGCTCAGGTGTCAGATAGGAACACCTGCAAACCCACTGTAAAGAAGCCACAGCACAAGCATTTTTGGGTGGATAATTTCAGATAACTTATGCatgaataaagaagaacaggagtacttgtggcaccttagagactaacaaatttattatggacacaccacacgatccattgtctacagccaagctctaagatataaccgcatttgctccaatccctcggatagagacaaccacctacaagatctctatcaagcattcttaaaactacaatacccacctgctgaagtgaaaaaacagattgatagagccagacgagtacccagaagtcacctcctacaagacaggcccaacaaagaaaataacagaacaccactagttgtcaccttcagcccccaactaaaacctctccagcgcatcatcagagatctacaacctatcctgaaagatgatcctttactctcacagatcttgggagacagacctgtcctcgcttacagacaaccccccaacctaaagcaaatactcaccagcaaccacacatcactgaacaaaaccattaacccaggaacctatccttgtaacaaagcccgatgccaactctgtccacatatctattcaagtgacatcatcataggacctaatcacatcagccataccatcaggggctcgttcacctgcacatctaccaatgtgatatatgccatcatgtgccagcaatgcccctctgccatgtacattggccaaaccggacagtctctacgcaaaagaattaatggacacaaatctgacatcaggaatcaaaatactcaaaaaccggtgggagaacactttaacctgtctggtcattcagtgactgACCTGCGGGTGgttatattacaacagaaaaacttcaaaaacagactccaacgagagactgctgagctagaattgatatgcaaactagacacaatcaactccggtttgaataaggactgggaatggctgagccattacaaacattgaatttatctccccttgtaagtattctcacacttcttatcaaactgtctgtactgggctagcttgattatcacttcaaaagttttttttctcttaattaattggcctctcagagttgg
This genomic window contains:
- the LOC101953709 gene encoding olfactory receptor 52B2-like; translated protein: MSAVNSTKFSHLTFILLGIPGLEDWHTWIAIPFCLMYTVALLGNCVLIFLIATERSLQEPMYLFLSMLAVSDLILSTSTVPKMLAIFWFRAREIAFESCFSQMFFVNFGFVAESAVLLAMAFDRYVAICDPLRYTTILTNEKIGKITTAIVIRSFCIIVPVFFLLQQLPFCGSNVLPQSYCEHIGVASLACADITINIWYGFALMIVTIILDIVFIGVSYVLILRAVFRLPTKDARLKAFSTCGSHVCIIILTYAPVVLTLLTHRFGHQVPRHIHILLADLYVLILPMLNPIVYGMKSKQIRKQVGCMFSQKWKWC